The Terracoccus luteus genome includes a region encoding these proteins:
- a CDS encoding DUF58 domain-containing protein, with the protein MVAAPPLTAERLLRTLEWRVVRPLDGRLQGDYRSLFTGGGLDFTDLREYEPGDDPRHIEWNVTARLDTPWVRQYVESRELTAWLLLDHSASMAFGPVDRQKSLVLAEVATTLAHVLTRGGNRVGAVVLDRDVERVIPPAQGRVQVLRIAEALLAQRRAAADRDERDSDAGGESGHTGRTGRADRSAVGPTGWLARRRQRRDRRAAARAGADTDRARSSTDLAVLLRAASGLARRRSLVIVVSDFITAPGWEPHLGRLAQRHDVVAIQVTDPRELDLPDAGAVYVEDAETGEQIFVDTSDPGFRARLRAAADRRQAEIAAATARSGVELYRVGTDDDLVRSLVRIASLRRRRRRGPR; encoded by the coding sequence GTGGTCGCGGCCCCGCCCCTGACGGCCGAGCGGCTGCTGCGCACCCTCGAGTGGCGGGTCGTGCGGCCGCTCGACGGACGCCTGCAGGGCGACTACCGCAGCCTCTTCACGGGCGGCGGTCTCGACTTCACCGACCTGCGCGAGTACGAGCCGGGCGACGACCCCCGGCACATCGAGTGGAACGTCACCGCACGCCTCGACACCCCGTGGGTGCGGCAGTACGTCGAGAGCCGCGAGCTGACGGCGTGGCTGCTGCTCGACCACTCCGCCTCGATGGCGTTCGGGCCGGTCGACCGGCAGAAGAGCCTTGTGCTGGCCGAGGTGGCCACGACCCTCGCGCACGTGCTCACCCGCGGCGGCAACCGGGTGGGCGCCGTCGTGCTCGACCGTGACGTCGAGCGGGTCATCCCACCCGCGCAGGGGCGGGTGCAGGTGCTGCGCATCGCCGAGGCCCTGCTCGCCCAGCGCCGCGCCGCCGCCGACCGGGACGAGCGCGACAGCGACGCCGGCGGTGAGTCCGGGCACACCGGGCGCACCGGGCGCGCCGATCGCAGCGCCGTCGGGCCCACGGGGTGGCTGGCCCGGCGCCGGCAGCGCCGTGACCGCCGGGCGGCGGCCCGCGCGGGGGCCGACACCGACCGCGCCCGCTCGTCGACCGACCTCGCCGTGCTGCTGCGGGCCGCGTCGGGCCTGGCCCGACGGCGCTCGCTCGTCATCGTCGTGTCCGACTTCATCACCGCCCCGGGGTGGGAGCCCCACCTCGGCCGTCTTGCGCAGCGCCACGACGTCGTCGCCATCCAGGTCACCGACCCCCGCGAGCTCGACCTGCCCGACGCCGGCGCCGTGTACGTCGAGGACGCCGAGACGGGTGAGCAGATCTTCGTCGACACGAGCGACCCGGGCTTCCGGGCCCGGCTGCGAGCCGCCGCCGACCGGCGTCAGGCCGAGATCGCCGCCGCCACGGCGAGGTCGGGGGTCGAGCTGTACCGGGTCGGCACCGACGACGACCTCGTGCGCTCCCTCGTGCGCATCGCGAGCCTGCGACGGCGACGACGCCGAGGACCCCGATGA
- a CDS encoding tripartite tricarboxylate transporter permease: MFDSALSALGSLAQPSLLLMLLIGVAAGLVMGLIPGLGGTGAVAILLPVTFGMEPEQAFALLIGALAVVHTSDTVSAVLLGAPGSASASVTMLDGYAMARKGQAKRALSLAFLSSMAGGIIGALGLTLAIPLARPLVLSFASPELFMLTVLGVSLAAVLSRGNVVKGVLCGLLGLLLGMVGTSPTTAEERFTGGSLFLGDGLSLVAVALGIFGLAEIATRVGQRRTSRDLVTLGGGWGAGIREWLTHWSQVIRGSLIGIWAGVLPGVGATAGTWLAYGQAVATAKDKRKFGKGDPRGIVGPESANNSVEAGDLIPTLLFGIPGGVPSAMLLGMLLTYGIQPGPSIVTEHLNLMYLIIWCFAIASVVGAFLCFLGTPTLAKLTKVPFAVLGPGLLVIMLLGAFQGEAQIGDLWVMILLGVIGWVLKATDSPRAPFLIGFVLAIPMERYYYLTDSLNDGLGWMARPWVIVFLAVLVGPAIWALVKWVRTRRDLAADDGHGAAAQLMHSDDEAETDGLLKNSPWSLSVAVGAVVVFGGALWASSGFSPEAALLPRLVSVVGLVVGLVLLGQELRHRRTWTRQGRAETLTVTTALRTFAIMVGFLALVMVVGYLAAVLVFVPAYLLFIARARAKTTVIYTLVLGAALLALPSLIPVDLPTGLLG; encoded by the coding sequence ATGTTCGACTCAGCGTTGAGTGCCCTCGGGTCCCTGGCCCAACCGTCCCTGCTGCTCATGCTCCTCATCGGGGTCGCCGCCGGCCTCGTCATGGGGCTCATCCCCGGCCTCGGCGGCACCGGTGCCGTGGCCATCCTGCTCCCGGTCACGTTCGGCATGGAGCCCGAGCAGGCCTTCGCCCTGCTCATCGGCGCCCTGGCCGTCGTCCACACCTCCGACACCGTCTCGGCCGTCCTGCTCGGGGCACCGGGGTCGGCATCCGCGAGCGTCACCATGCTCGACGGCTACGCCATGGCCCGGAAGGGGCAGGCCAAACGGGCCCTGTCGCTCGCCTTCCTCTCCTCCATGGCGGGCGGGATCATCGGCGCCCTCGGGCTCACCCTCGCCATCCCGCTGGCCCGGCCGCTCGTGCTCTCGTTCGCCAGCCCCGAGCTGTTCATGCTCACCGTCCTCGGCGTCTCGCTCGCCGCCGTGCTCTCGCGCGGCAACGTCGTCAAGGGCGTCCTCTGCGGTCTGCTCGGCCTGCTGCTCGGCATGGTGGGCACCTCGCCCACGACCGCCGAGGAGCGCTTCACCGGCGGCAGCCTCTTCCTCGGCGACGGCCTGTCCCTCGTCGCGGTCGCGCTCGGCATCTTCGGGCTCGCCGAGATCGCCACCCGCGTCGGCCAGCGCCGCACCAGCCGCGACCTCGTCACCCTCGGCGGCGGGTGGGGTGCCGGCATCCGCGAGTGGCTGACCCACTGGTCGCAGGTCATCCGCGGCTCGCTCATCGGCATCTGGGCCGGCGTGCTCCCCGGCGTCGGCGCGACCGCCGGCACGTGGCTCGCCTACGGGCAGGCCGTCGCCACCGCGAAGGACAAGCGCAAGTTCGGCAAGGGCGACCCGCGCGGCATCGTCGGCCCCGAGAGCGCCAACAACTCGGTCGAGGCCGGTGACCTCATCCCGACCCTGCTCTTCGGCATCCCCGGTGGTGTGCCGTCGGCGATGCTGCTCGGGATGCTGCTCACCTACGGCATCCAGCCCGGCCCGTCCATCGTCACCGAGCACCTCAACCTCATGTACCTCATCATCTGGTGCTTCGCGATCGCCAGCGTCGTCGGCGCGTTCCTCTGCTTCCTCGGGACGCCGACCCTCGCCAAGCTCACCAAGGTGCCCTTCGCGGTGCTCGGCCCGGGCCTGCTCGTCATCATGCTGCTCGGCGCCTTCCAGGGCGAGGCGCAGATCGGCGACCTGTGGGTGATGATCCTGCTCGGCGTCATCGGCTGGGTGCTCAAGGCGACCGACTCGCCCCGCGCGCCCTTCCTCATCGGGTTCGTCCTCGCCATCCCGATGGAGCGCTACTACTACCTCACCGACTCGCTCAACGACGGCCTCGGCTGGATGGCCCGCCCGTGGGTCATCGTCTTCCTCGCCGTGCTCGTGGGGCCGGCGATCTGGGCGCTCGTCAAGTGGGTCCGCACCCGCCGTGACCTCGCCGCCGACGACGGCCACGGGGCCGCCGCGCAGCTCATGCACTCCGACGACGAAGCCGAGACCGACGGCCTGCTCAAGAACTCGCCGTGGTCGCTGTCGGTGGCGGTCGGAGCCGTCGTCGTGTTCGGCGGGGCCCTCTGGGCCAGCAGCGGCTTCTCGCCCGAGGCGGCGCTGCTGCCCCGGCTGGTGTCGGTCGTCGGGCTGGTCGTGGGGCTCGTCCTGCTCGGCCAGGAGCTGCGCCACCGCCGCACCTGGACCCGCCAGGGCCGGGCCGAGACGCTGACCGTGACGACGGCGCTGCGCACCTTCGCGATCATGGTCGGCTTCCTCGCCCTCGTCATGGTCGTCGGCTACCTCGCCGCCGTGCTGGTCTTCGTGCCGGCGTACCTGCTCTTCATCGCCCGGGCCCGCGCGAAGACGACGGTCATCTACACGCTCGTGCTCGGCGCGGCCCTACTCGCCCTGCCGTCGCTCATTCCCGTCGACCTGCCGACCGGTCTGCTGGGATGA
- a CDS encoding universal stress protein has product MTVVAVHSATEPGRAALAHAGREALRTGDHLVVVDGDPRRRAAGVEEIVDELGETARRMEEAGLTVSLGHSPLTDASDAVVQIAQQHDARLIVLGLRHRSPVGKLILGSTAQRILLEATCPVLAVKA; this is encoded by the coding sequence ATGACCGTCGTCGCCGTCCACTCCGCGACCGAGCCCGGCCGGGCCGCACTGGCCCACGCGGGGCGAGAGGCCCTGCGCACCGGCGACCACCTCGTCGTCGTCGACGGGGACCCGCGGCGCCGGGCCGCCGGCGTCGAGGAGATCGTCGACGAGCTTGGCGAGACCGCGCGTCGGATGGAGGAGGCAGGCCTGACGGTGAGCCTGGGCCACTCACCGCTCACCGACGCGAGCGACGCCGTGGTGCAGATCGCTCAGCAGCACGACGCCCGCCTCATCGTGCTCGGCCTGCGCCACCGCTCCCCGGTGGGCAAGCTCATCCTCGGCAGCACCGCGCAGCGCATCCTGCTCGAGGCCACCTGCCCGGTGCTCGCCGTCAAGGCCTGA
- a CDS encoding LysR family transcriptional regulator, which yields MLDIRRLEVLLNVVEHGSVTAAAEAMTYTPSAVSQQLRRLETEVGMPLLQRHARGMVPTEAGHVLAVHARKVFRQMAAAESDLRDIAGLRRGTLELGTFPTVGSSFLPLAVKRFGQLYPSIQLNIRSAREAELIEMLEEGVVGLSMLWDYEWGRIQADQLSLTTLFTDPTVLVVAADHPLARRRQVAVGDLAGERWIIRSNDHPVVEVLSRSGLAAGFEPRISFRANDYQEAQAMVSVGLGIALAPRTAVVNKHPNVRVVSLGDTAPHRRVLVAHRLDRVRAATEMAFQQVLSEIAASYDPDTGRVAERPAT from the coding sequence ATGCTCGACATCAGGCGGCTGGAGGTGCTGCTCAACGTCGTCGAGCACGGCTCGGTGACCGCGGCCGCGGAGGCGATGACGTACACGCCGTCGGCCGTGTCGCAGCAGCTGCGCCGGCTCGAGACCGAGGTCGGCATGCCGCTCCTGCAGCGGCACGCCCGCGGCATGGTGCCGACCGAGGCGGGGCACGTGCTCGCCGTGCACGCCCGCAAGGTCTTCCGGCAGATGGCGGCCGCCGAGAGCGACCTGCGCGACATCGCGGGTCTGCGGCGCGGCACGCTCGAGCTGGGCACGTTCCCGACGGTCGGCAGCAGCTTCCTGCCGCTCGCGGTCAAGCGGTTCGGCCAGCTGTACCCCTCCATCCAGCTCAACATCCGCAGTGCGCGGGAGGCCGAGCTCATCGAGATGCTCGAGGAGGGCGTCGTCGGCCTCTCGATGCTGTGGGACTACGAGTGGGGCCGCATCCAGGCCGACCAGCTGTCGCTGACCACCCTCTTCACCGACCCGACGGTGCTCGTCGTCGCTGCCGACCACCCGCTCGCCCGCCGTCGCCAGGTCGCGGTGGGCGACCTCGCCGGCGAACGGTGGATCATCCGGTCCAACGACCACCCGGTCGTCGAGGTGCTGAGCCGCAGTGGGCTCGCGGCCGGGTTCGAGCCGCGGATCTCCTTCCGCGCCAACGACTACCAGGAGGCGCAGGCCATGGTCAGCGTCGGCCTGGGCATCGCCCTCGCGCCACGCACGGCGGTCGTCAACAAGCACCCGAACGTGCGGGTCGTCTCGCTCGGCGACACGGCGCCCCACCGGCGCGTACTCGTCGCGCACCGCCTCGACCGCGTGCGGGCGGCCACCGAGATGGCCTTCCAGCAGGTGCTGTCCGAGATCGCAGCCTCCTACGACCCGGACACCGGCCGGGTCGCCGAGAGGCCGGCGACCTGA
- a CDS encoding AAA family ATPase — translation MTQSTPAPTASAGDARHALERALYEVKRVIVGQDELLERMLVALLARGHLLVEGVPGLAKTMAVKALADAVGGDFKRVQFTPDLVPADLLGTRIYNQRDGEFQVSLGPVFANLVLADEINRAPAKVQSALLEVMQERQVTIGRETFRAPDPFLVMATQNPIESEGVYALPEAQVDRFMLKVLVGYPSAAEEFVVVERMIGAAARAVQVIDADQLRAFQRQSDAVYVDPGVIEYAVSLATATRDPASVGRGDLARLLTYGASPRASINLVLAARALAFLRGRDHVLPTDVRDLARDVLRHRIVLGYEALAEDLSPDDLLGPIIDAVPVPSVPLGDRRASAVVEGWNAYPPRPPASDGGGPYGDPGQGGMQVSGRQGGRGGSTGVGFSGDTGDSGGSTWSRPRP, via the coding sequence ATGACGCAGAGCACCCCGGCCCCGACGGCATCCGCCGGCGACGCGCGCCACGCCCTCGAGCGCGCCCTCTACGAGGTCAAGCGCGTCATCGTCGGGCAGGACGAGCTGCTCGAGCGCATGCTCGTCGCGCTGCTCGCTCGCGGGCACCTCCTCGTCGAGGGCGTGCCCGGCCTGGCCAAGACGATGGCGGTCAAGGCCCTCGCGGACGCCGTCGGCGGTGACTTCAAGCGGGTGCAGTTCACGCCCGACCTCGTCCCCGCCGACCTGCTCGGCACCCGCATCTACAACCAGCGCGACGGCGAGTTCCAGGTCTCGCTCGGACCGGTCTTCGCCAACCTCGTGCTCGCCGACGAGATCAACCGGGCGCCGGCCAAGGTGCAGAGCGCCCTGCTCGAGGTCATGCAGGAGCGGCAGGTCACCATCGGCCGCGAGACCTTCAGGGCCCCCGACCCCTTCCTCGTCATGGCGACCCAGAACCCCATCGAGTCGGAGGGCGTGTACGCGCTCCCCGAGGCGCAGGTCGACCGCTTCATGCTCAAGGTCCTCGTCGGATACCCCTCCGCCGCAGAGGAGTTCGTCGTCGTCGAGCGCATGATCGGTGCCGCCGCTCGCGCCGTGCAGGTCATCGACGCCGACCAGCTGCGCGCGTTCCAACGACAGTCGGATGCCGTGTACGTCGACCCGGGTGTCATCGAGTACGCGGTGTCGCTGGCCACGGCGACGCGCGACCCGGCCTCGGTCGGTCGCGGTGACCTCGCGCGCCTGCTGACCTACGGCGCCAGTCCCCGGGCCTCGATCAACCTCGTGCTGGCGGCCCGGGCCCTCGCCTTCCTGCGCGGGCGCGACCACGTGCTGCCGACCGACGTCCGCGACCTCGCCCGCGACGTGCTGCGCCACCGCATCGTCCTCGGCTACGAGGCCCTCGCGGAGGATCTCTCGCCCGACGACCTCCTCGGCCCGATCATCGACGCGGTACCCGTGCCCTCCGTGCCGCTCGGTGACCGCAGGGCCTCGGCGGTCGTCGAGGGGTGGAACGCGTACCCGCCCCGCCCACCGGCATCCGACGGCGGCGGACCCTACGGCGACCCCGGGCAGGGCGGCATGCAGGTCAGCGGCCGGCAAGGCGGCCGTGGCGGCAGTACGGGCGTCGGGTTCAGCGGTGACACAGGCGATTCCGGTGGGTCGACGTGGTCGCGGCCCCGCCCCTGA
- the gndA gene encoding NADP-dependent phosphogluconate dehydrogenase, producing MNARATIGVTGLSTMGRNLARNIARHGHTVAVHNRTTARMTSLLDDHGDEGDFVGSESIEDFVASIEKPRAIIVMVKAGDPTDAVIDELVPLLDEDDIVVDAGNAHFVDTIRREKALSEKGIHFVGMGVSGGEVGALEGPSIMVGGSDHAYARLAPVVESIAAQVDGTPCCAHLGPDGAGHFVKMVHNGIEYADMQLIAESYDLLRGILGTEPAQIAEVFREWNGGDLESFLIEMTADVLAHTDTATGRPFVDVVDDAAEQKGTGRWTVQSALDLGVPITGIAEATFARSLSGHTDQRAAARTTFGVRPAVDAAHATDAEGTTDAEHAVGHDGLGHGSADDTADDRAEDTAEHTAEKRGGSGEFDPDAFTDDVRAALYASKVVAYAQGFDQLAAGSEEHGWDLDLGTVATIWRGGCIIRASFLDRIREVYADEPDLTTLLTAEYFSDAVSRGVDAWRRVVTAAVQSGIPSPAFSSSLAYFDGLRSERLPAALIQVLRDNFGAHTYRRVDREGTFHTNWAGDRAETTAE from the coding sequence ATGAACGCACGCGCCACCATCGGAGTCACCGGCCTGTCGACCATGGGTCGCAACCTCGCCCGCAACATCGCCCGGCACGGCCACACCGTCGCCGTGCACAACCGCACGACCGCCCGCATGACGAGCCTGCTCGACGACCACGGCGACGAGGGCGACTTCGTCGGCTCCGAGTCGATCGAGGACTTCGTCGCCTCGATCGAGAAGCCGCGGGCCATCATCGTCATGGTCAAGGCGGGCGACCCGACGGACGCCGTCATCGACGAGCTCGTGCCGCTGCTCGACGAGGACGACATCGTCGTCGACGCCGGCAACGCGCACTTCGTCGACACCATCCGCCGCGAGAAGGCGCTCTCCGAGAAGGGGATCCACTTCGTCGGCATGGGGGTCTCCGGCGGCGAGGTGGGCGCCCTGGAGGGCCCGTCGATCATGGTGGGTGGTTCGGACCACGCCTACGCGCGCCTCGCCCCGGTGGTCGAGAGCATCGCCGCGCAGGTGGACGGCACCCCCTGCTGCGCGCACCTCGGCCCCGACGGCGCCGGCCACTTCGTCAAGATGGTGCACAACGGCATCGAGTACGCCGACATGCAGCTCATCGCGGAGTCGTACGACCTGCTGCGCGGCATCCTCGGCACGGAGCCGGCGCAGATCGCCGAGGTGTTCCGCGAGTGGAACGGCGGCGACCTCGAGTCGTTCCTCATCGAGATGACCGCCGACGTGCTCGCCCACACCGACACCGCGACCGGCCGCCCGTTCGTCGACGTCGTCGACGACGCGGCCGAACAGAAGGGCACAGGCCGCTGGACGGTGCAGAGCGCCCTCGACCTCGGCGTCCCCATCACCGGCATCGCCGAGGCCACCTTCGCGCGCAGCCTGTCCGGGCACACCGACCAGCGGGCCGCCGCCCGCACGACGTTCGGGGTGCGCCCCGCCGTCGACGCGGCCCACGCCACCGACGCCGAGGGCACGACCGACGCCGAGCACGCGGTCGGGCACGACGGCCTGGGCCACGGGTCGGCTGACGACACGGCTGACGACAGGGCCGAGGACACGGCCGAGCACACGGCCGAGAAGCGTGGTGGCAGTGGGGAGTTCGACCCCGACGCCTTCACCGACGACGTGCGCGCCGCGCTCTACGCCTCGAAGGTCGTGGCGTACGCGCAGGGCTTCGACCAGCTCGCCGCCGGTTCCGAGGAGCACGGCTGGGACCTCGACCTCGGCACCGTCGCGACGATCTGGCGCGGTGGCTGCATCATCCGCGCGAGCTTCCTCGACCGCATCCGCGAGGTCTACGCCGACGAGCCCGACCTGACGACGCTGCTCACCGCTGAGTACTTCTCGGATGCCGTGAGCCGTGGCGTCGACGCGTGGCGCCGGGTCGTGACCGCGGCGGTGCAGTCGGGCATCCCGTCGCCGGCGTTCTCGTCGTCGCTCGCCTACTTCGACGGCCTGCGCAGCGAGCGCCTGCCGGCCGCCCTCATCCAGGTGCTGCGCGACAACTTCGGCGCCCACACCTATCGTCGGGTCGACCGCGAGGGCACCTTCCACACCAACTGGGCCGGCGACCGGGCCGAGACGACGGCCGAGTAG
- a CDS encoding PrpF domain-containing protein, translating to MSAVPATWMRGGTSKCWVFRRPDLDLPGRTVDAVLLGLFGSPDPRQLDGVGGATSTTSKAVILSPSDDPDVDVEYTFAQVGIDEAKVDWGSNCGNCSAVVAPFAVREGWVTPTGTRTRVRVLNTNTGQLMVQHVGTRDGGLDERPTTTIPGVVVPGARVDLGFVSPAGRSTGSLLPSGSPTDTLTAGDVTVPATLVDAGAPVVVLRAADLGLSARETPARLDARPDLLATLDGLRRAGAVAMGMADTPEAAARAVPKLAVVAAPDEAERSGGAHLVVRMLSMGLVHPALPITGSVALTLASRETGTVVSDLLGGPADGTATEAGHEFSMLTPAGLVTTTYSVEDGQPVVAAVRTYRRLVEGSIELPVVAGAPVSAADETARSTEPSDATDAAVTGSPGSPASEHQRAIA from the coding sequence ATGAGCGCCGTTCCGGCCACCTGGATGCGCGGGGGCACCAGCAAGTGCTGGGTCTTCCGGCGACCCGACCTCGACCTGCCCGGCCGCACCGTCGACGCCGTGCTGCTCGGTCTCTTCGGCAGCCCCGACCCGCGCCAGCTCGACGGGGTGGGCGGTGCCACCTCGACGACGAGCAAGGCCGTAATCCTCAGCCCGTCCGACGACCCCGACGTCGACGTCGAGTACACCTTCGCGCAGGTCGGCATCGACGAGGCGAAGGTCGACTGGGGCAGCAACTGCGGCAACTGCTCGGCCGTCGTCGCGCCCTTCGCGGTCCGCGAGGGCTGGGTCACCCCGACCGGCACCCGCACCCGCGTCCGCGTGCTCAACACCAACACCGGGCAGCTCATGGTGCAGCACGTCGGCACCCGCGACGGCGGCCTCGACGAGCGCCCGACGACGACCATCCCCGGCGTCGTCGTCCCCGGCGCCCGCGTCGACCTCGGCTTCGTCTCCCCCGCCGGCCGCAGCACCGGCTCGCTCCTGCCGTCAGGGTCGCCCACCGACACCCTGACCGCCGGCGACGTCACCGTCCCCGCCACCCTCGTGGATGCCGGTGCGCCCGTCGTCGTGCTCCGCGCGGCCGACCTCGGGCTGAGTGCCCGCGAGACCCCGGCCCGGCTCGACGCCCGCCCCGACCTGCTCGCGACGCTCGACGGCCTCCGCCGCGCCGGCGCCGTCGCCATGGGCATGGCCGACACCCCCGAGGCGGCGGCCCGCGCCGTCCCCAAGCTGGCGGTCGTCGCCGCACCGGACGAGGCCGAGCGCTCCGGCGGCGCCCACCTCGTCGTGCGCATGCTGTCGATGGGCCTGGTCCACCCCGCCCTGCCCATCACCGGCAGCGTCGCCCTCACCCTCGCCTCGCGCGAGACCGGGACCGTCGTCTCCGACCTGCTCGGCGGGCCCGCCGACGGCACCGCGACCGAGGCCGGCCACGAGTTCTCGATGCTGACGCCGGCGGGGCTCGTCACGACGACGTACTCCGTCGAGGACGGCCAGCCCGTCGTCGCCGCCGTCCGCACGTACCGACGCCTCGTCGAGGGCTCGATCGAGCTGCCCGTCGTCGCCGGTGCACCCGTCAGCGCGGCCGACGAGACCGCCCGGAGCACCGAGCCCAGCGACGCCACCGACGCAGCCGTGACCGGCTCGCCCGGGTCACCGGCATCCGAGCACCAGCGCGCGATCGCGTGA
- a CDS encoding sulfatase, whose product MTRRPNIVFVLSDDHAAHAISAYGSVVNRTPHIDAVGETGVRFDNLFATNSLCAPSRASILTGTYSHVNGVATLDTFIDSSQPTFVDQLRAVGYRAGFVGKWHMGDGETDGVSHDPRGFDHWDVLIDQGEYHDPRFLSADGLRVERGYATDLITDLALRWVDSLDGDDPWVLFVWHKAPHRPWEPDAAHAGAYSEPIPVPATFTDDLSTRSASARRAAMSIGEHLTEEDLKQPVPEGLSPEAATLWKYQRYMEDYLACVASVDDNVGRVTDWLRGRGDLDDTVLLYGSDQGFFLGDHGWFDKRFMYEESIRMPMLLSYPRAVAAGQVHTGIVTNVDIAVSLLEAAGADRHPRMQGRSFWRDIADDTEHHNETGHAPPPADGLYYRYWMHDDRSHHVGAHYGYRDDRYTLIYFYNDGLGMPGCSDQRYPPEWELYDLHTDPHQLVNVADDPAYADVRAELEARLWRAQAAVGDEPHPDQPVPTLVASDG is encoded by the coding sequence ATGACGCGCCGCCCGAACATCGTCTTCGTGCTCAGCGACGACCACGCCGCGCACGCCATCAGCGCCTACGGCTCGGTGGTCAACCGCACGCCGCACATCGACGCCGTCGGCGAGACCGGCGTCCGCTTCGACAACCTCTTCGCCACCAACTCGCTGTGTGCGCCGAGCCGGGCGTCGATCCTCACCGGCACCTACAGCCACGTCAACGGTGTCGCCACCCTCGACACGTTCATCGACAGCTCCCAGCCGACCTTCGTCGACCAGCTGCGGGCCGTGGGCTACCGCGCCGGCTTCGTCGGCAAGTGGCACATGGGTGACGGCGAGACCGACGGCGTCAGCCACGACCCACGCGGCTTCGACCACTGGGACGTGCTCATCGACCAGGGCGAGTACCACGACCCGCGCTTCCTCTCGGCCGACGGGCTGCGCGTCGAGCGCGGCTACGCCACCGACCTCATCACCGACCTCGCCCTGCGGTGGGTCGACTCGCTCGACGGCGACGACCCGTGGGTGCTCTTCGTGTGGCACAAGGCGCCCCACCGACCGTGGGAGCCGGATGCCGCGCACGCCGGCGCGTACAGCGAGCCCATCCCGGTGCCCGCGACCTTCACCGACGACCTCTCGACCCGGTCGGCGAGCGCCCGTCGGGCCGCCATGAGCATCGGCGAGCACCTCACCGAGGAGGACCTCAAGCAGCCCGTCCCCGAGGGCCTCTCGCCCGAGGCGGCGACGCTCTGGAAGTACCAGCGGTACATGGAGGACTACCTCGCGTGCGTCGCCTCGGTCGACGACAACGTCGGCCGGGTGACCGACTGGCTGCGCGGACGGGGCGACCTCGACGACACCGTGCTGCTCTACGGCAGCGACCAGGGGTTCTTCCTCGGTGACCACGGCTGGTTCGACAAGCGGTTCATGTACGAGGAGTCGATCCGCATGCCGATGCTGCTGTCGTACCCCAGGGCGGTCGCCGCCGGCCAGGTGCACACCGGCATCGTCACCAACGTCGACATCGCGGTCTCGCTGCTCGAGGCGGCCGGCGCCGACCGGCATCCGCGCATGCAGGGCCGCTCGTTCTGGCGCGACATCGCGGACGACACCGAGCACCACAACGAGACCGGCCACGCGCCCCCGCCCGCCGACGGCCTCTACTACCGCTACTGGATGCACGACGACCGCAGCCACCACGTCGGCGCGCACTACGGCTACCGCGACGACCGGTACACGCTCATCTACTTCTACAACGACGGCCTCGGGATGCCGGGCTGCTCAGACCAGCGCTATCCCCCGGAGTGGGAGCTCTACGACCTGCACACAGACCCGCACCAGCTCGTCAACGTCGCCGACGACCCCGCGTACGCCGACGTCCGCGCCGAGCTGGAGGCCCGGCTCTGGCGCGCGCAGGCCGCCGTCGGCGACGAGCCGCACCCCGACCAGCCGGTGCCAACACTGGTCGCGAGCGACGGCTGA
- a CDS encoding S1C family serine protease has translation MAAVVALVAATDLFLVTRPETPPALTTRDVQALTAKQLDERATADAARPSDATVAYQAIQPSLVLITTQQPADSAAGRGAGQGTGAGVIVNADGTVLTALHVVEGATTIKVTYADGTSSDATVAKAQPESDIATLAPADLPETVVPAVLGGGVVVGAPVFAVGHPLGLTDSLSAGVVSALGRSVRVEGGRTLKDLIQVDTAVNPGNSGGPLLNRAGQVVGIVTGLANPSDESSFIGIGFAVPIATAGGAAGGPPQ, from the coding sequence GTGGCCGCGGTCGTGGCCCTCGTCGCCGCGACCGACCTCTTCCTCGTCACCCGACCCGAGACGCCGCCGGCGCTGACGACCCGCGACGTGCAGGCCCTCACGGCGAAGCAGCTCGACGAGCGCGCCACGGCCGACGCGGCCCGGCCGTCCGACGCCACCGTGGCCTATCAGGCGATCCAGCCCTCGCTCGTGCTCATCACGACCCAGCAGCCGGCCGACTCCGCCGCCGGTCGCGGCGCCGGGCAGGGGACCGGGGCCGGTGTCATCGTCAACGCCGACGGCACGGTGCTGACCGCGCTGCACGTCGTCGAGGGGGCCACGACCATCAAGGTCACCTACGCCGACGGCACGAGCTCGGACGCCACGGTCGCCAAGGCCCAGCCCGAGAGCGACATCGCCACCCTCGCCCCCGCCGACCTCCCCGAGACCGTCGTGCCGGCGGTGCTCGGCGGCGGCGTCGTGGTCGGAGCACCGGTGTTCGCGGTCGGTCACCCGCTCGGCCTCACCGACTCTCTCTCGGCCGGGGTCGTGTCGGCCCTCGGCCGCTCCGTGCGTGTCGAGGGCGGCCGCACCCTCAAGGACCTCATCCAGGTCGACACCGCCGTCAACCCCGGCAACTCCGGTGGGCCCCTGCTGAACAGGGCCGGTCAGGTCGTCGGCATCGTCACCGGCCTCGCCAACCCGTCCGACGAGAGCTCGTTCATCGGCATCGGCTTCGCCGTCCCCATCGCCACCGCCGGCGGTGCCGCCGGTGGTCCGCCCCAGTGA